TTTACCGATCTGACTGCCGCCGTCGCACAGTTCTGTCGGCCGCTGGGCGATGGGCTGGTCAACGTCTTCGCGCCGCACGCGACCGTCGGGCTGGCGCTGATGGAGACTGGCTCAGGCTCGGAGCCGGATCTCGAAGAGGCGCTCGGGCGGCTGCTCCCGCGTGACGACCGCTGGACCCACCGGCACGGCGCGCGCGGTCACGGCGCGGACCACGTCCTGCCCGCGTTTGTCAGCCCCTCGCTGGTGGTCCCCGTCTTCGAGGGCCGCATGGCGCTCGGGACGTGGCAGTCCATCGTGCTGGTCGATCTCAAC
The Chloroflexota bacterium DNA segment above includes these coding regions:
- a CDS encoding YjbQ family protein codes for the protein MKTVLLTLDTRAQRFTDLTAAVAQFCRPLGDGLVNVFAPHATVGLALMETGSGSEPDLEEALGRLLPRDDRWTHRHGARGHGADHVLPAFVSPSLVVPVFEGRMALGTWQSIVLVDLNVDNPVRQVRLSFLVG